In Marinobacter sp. F4206, the following are encoded in one genomic region:
- the flgH gene encoding flagellar basal body L-ring protein FlgH: MKRIIPTRMFKGAPTLILVGVLIVLQGCTAMSRPQAVPDDPEFAPVRAQAMMQRDPESGAIFQNSRNYNFYGDTTALNVGDVLTITLEESTRASKNAETSISKDNEVSLPEPTIFGKSNIGLDTALNHERDFEGAAEADQSNSLAGNITVTVTEVLPNGVLRIRGEKWLSLTNGDEYIRLTGLVRPEDIQPDNTVASNRIADARIAYGGTGDFDQANQMGWLARFFNSEWWPL; this comes from the coding sequence ATGAAACGCATCATTCCAACCCGCATGTTCAAAGGGGCACCGACACTGATTCTGGTTGGTGTGCTGATTGTGCTGCAGGGGTGCACGGCCATGAGCCGGCCCCAGGCAGTGCCGGACGATCCCGAGTTCGCGCCGGTTCGTGCTCAGGCAATGATGCAGCGGGACCCGGAGTCCGGAGCGATTTTCCAGAACTCCCGGAACTACAATTTCTACGGCGACACCACGGCCTTGAACGTAGGCGATGTGCTGACCATTACCCTTGAAGAGTCAACGCGTGCGAGCAAGAACGCGGAAACCAGCATTAGCAAGGATAACGAGGTCAGCCTGCCCGAGCCGACCATCTTCGGAAAGAGCAATATCGGACTGGATACCGCACTGAATCATGAGCGGGATTTCGAGGGCGCGGCGGAAGCGGATCAGAGCAACAGCCTGGCCGGTAACATCACGGTCACGGTGACCGAGGTTCTGCCCAACGGTGTGCTGCGTATTCGCGGTGAGAAATGGTTGTCCCTGACCAACGGGGATGAGTACATCCGGCTGACCGGATTGGTCCGGCCTGAGGACATCCAGCCCGACAATACCGTCGCTTCCAACCGTATCGCGGATGCCAGGATTGCCTATGGCGGTACCGGTGATTTCGACCAGGCGAATCAGATGGGCTGGCTGGCCCGCTTCTTCAACAGTGAGTGGTGGCCATTATGA
- a CDS encoding flagellar basal body P-ring protein FlgI, with translation MSLKKFLAATLMLSLFAAPVLADRLKDLARIKGVRNNQLVGYGLVVGLDGTGDKAPFTNQTFRNMMNQFGVTLPEGVNPNLKNVAAVTVSATLPPFAKPGQELDITVSSIGNAESLRGGTLLMTPLKGADDNIYAMAQGSLVVGGFGAQGQDGSRITVNIPSVGRIPNGATIEREVISPFSKGDTITFHLLRPDFTTARRVVEAVNGHLGPDMAYAHDATSISVRAPRDPSQRVSFLSILENINVDPAQDAAKVVINSRTGTIVVGQNVQVSPAAVTHGNLTVTIQENPNVVQPNPFAGGETALEQDSQIAITEEPARMFKFGPAVTLNDIVQAVNQVGAAPGDVMAVLEALKQAGALRAELIVI, from the coding sequence ATGAGTCTGAAAAAATTCCTGGCCGCAACGCTGATGCTGTCGCTCTTTGCCGCGCCGGTGCTGGCGGATCGTCTCAAGGACCTGGCCCGAATCAAGGGCGTGCGTAACAACCAGCTGGTGGGTTATGGCCTGGTAGTGGGACTTGATGGTACCGGTGACAAAGCGCCGTTCACCAACCAGACCTTCCGCAACATGATGAATCAGTTCGGCGTGACCTTGCCGGAGGGTGTAAATCCCAACCTCAAGAATGTGGCTGCCGTTACCGTCAGCGCGACCTTGCCGCCGTTTGCCAAGCCGGGGCAGGAGCTGGACATCACGGTATCGTCGATTGGCAACGCCGAAAGTCTGCGGGGCGGCACCTTGTTGATGACGCCGCTGAAGGGCGCGGATGACAACATCTATGCCATGGCCCAGGGCAGCCTCGTGGTTGGTGGTTTCGGGGCTCAGGGACAGGACGGTTCACGTATCACCGTTAATATTCCGAGTGTGGGCCGCATTCCGAACGGGGCGACCATTGAACGGGAGGTGATCTCGCCGTTTTCCAAGGGCGACACCATTACTTTCCATCTGTTGCGCCCGGACTTCACCACGGCGCGCCGGGTGGTGGAAGCCGTCAACGGTCATCTGGGGCCGGACATGGCCTATGCCCATGACGCCACGTCCATTTCGGTTCGTGCACCGAGGGATCCGTCCCAGCGAGTGAGCTTCCTGTCCATCCTCGAGAACATCAACGTGGATCCCGCTCAGGATGCCGCCAAGGTGGTCATTAACAGCCGGACCGGAACCATTGTGGTCGGCCAGAATGTTCAGGTCAGCCCTGCGGCGGTGACCCACGGCAACCTGACCGTCACAATTCAGGAAAACCCGAATGTGGTCCAGCCAAACCCCTTTGCCGGTGGCGAAACCGCACTTGAGCAGGACAGCCAGATCGCCATCACCGAGGAACCGGCCCGGATGTTCAAGTTCGGACCGGCGGTCACGCTGAACGACATCGTCCAGGCCGTGAATCAGGTCGGTGCGGCACCGGGTGACGTCATGGCGGTACTGGAAGCGCTCAAACAGGCCGGTGCCCTTCGCGCCGAGCTGATCGTGATCTAG
- the flgJ gene encoding flagellar assembly peptidoglycan hydrolase FlgJ: MQDYQVKQAQVYTDFSGLNALKSQARTDKQAALEEVARQFESLFLSEMLKSMRKAGDVFAEGNYLNSSQSEFYRDMFDSQLSLTMAKGQGTGLAEALVRQLGQQAPGLDSQGGRLAGHKASLADYDRSLPALSARLPEQLEKVETVAQEALPAPVPDKRALPEQFDSPEHFVRELLPVAERIARDSGIDPKLMVAQAALETGWGRHMIKGDDSKPSFNLFGIKADTRWQGDAVTITTTEYREGLPLKEQADFRAYPDYESSFRDYVSFLESNPRYRDVLSVADEPEVFADKLQEAGYATDPNYGEKIRRIMNRDSLMTLSMGSEGMKE; encoded by the coding sequence ATGCAGGACTATCAGGTTAAACAGGCCCAGGTTTATACCGATTTCAGCGGATTGAATGCCCTGAAATCCCAGGCGCGTACCGACAAGCAGGCGGCTTTGGAAGAAGTGGCGCGCCAGTTCGAGAGCCTGTTTCTGTCTGAGATGCTGAAATCGATGCGCAAGGCCGGAGACGTCTTTGCCGAGGGTAATTACCTTAACAGCAGCCAGTCCGAATTCTATCGGGACATGTTCGACAGCCAGTTGAGTCTGACCATGGCGAAGGGTCAGGGAACGGGACTTGCCGAGGCGCTGGTTCGCCAGCTGGGGCAGCAAGCGCCGGGGCTGGATAGCCAGGGCGGCAGGCTGGCCGGACACAAGGCGAGCCTCGCCGATTACGATCGCAGTCTGCCGGCCTTGTCTGCTCGACTCCCGGAGCAGCTCGAAAAGGTGGAGACGGTGGCCCAAGAGGCGTTGCCGGCACCGGTGCCTGATAAACGGGCGTTGCCCGAGCAATTCGATTCCCCGGAACACTTCGTACGCGAACTGCTGCCGGTGGCTGAACGCATCGCCCGTGATTCCGGCATCGATCCGAAGCTGATGGTGGCTCAGGCCGCACTCGAAACCGGATGGGGCCGCCACATGATTAAAGGGGACGACAGCAAGCCGAGTTTCAACCTGTTCGGTATCAAGGCCGATACTCGCTGGCAGGGTGATGCGGTAACCATCACCACCACAGAGTACCGGGAAGGATTGCCGCTCAAAGAGCAGGCGGATTTCCGGGCCTACCCGGATTACGAATCGAGCTTTCGGGACTACGTCTCTTTCCTGGAGTCTAATCCGCGCTACCGCGACGTTCTCTCCGTTGCCGACGAACCGGAGGTTTTCGCTGACAAGCTCCAGGAAGCCGGTTACGCAACCGACCCCAACTACGGTGAAAAGATCCGCCGGATCATGAACCGTGATTCACTGATGACGCTGTCCATGGGCAGTGAAGGGATGAAGGAGTAA
- the flgK gene encoding flagellar hook-associated protein FlgK codes for MAGLIGIGLSGILSHQSALNTTGNNITNANTPGYSRQEVLFETQEGQRTGAGTVGSGVSISDIRRLADEYLVQQVREDSTLFSEQETLNSELTRLDNLLGGESTGLSNALNNFFAALQNAAEDPTSLPQRQLVLSEAQQIVNRFQALNQEFIQQRESVKTQMEQGVKDANTLLKSIAELNLAISESPGIAQGQMPNELLDKRDEKLRQLSELVNIKVTEGEGSQVNVSLTNGLSLVVGSNAAQLGTEESAEDPTRLSFTLSNGGRTLNIDEQITGGKLGGLRRFDNEALKPAFDELGRIAIALSAAMNHQHEIGMDLEGDLGGLFFTDINSLEAQRSRVVANANNQSPQTGQLAVEITDSSALAAGTYTLQFSGDGRSYELIDKATGETVNQGRLPDPVQSEISMPGFNIRVEGGTFNPGDKYLIQPTRNAAESIGLEVDREEDLAFASPIRAEAGDENIGTGAIDQGTMLNVRNPFTNSVLPEFSQQGQLSPPLEIRFRDDAGTLVYDVYDASSGAILEAGDAAAVPPVNTFTPGVSNKLFPEDPSDPDYRGFQFEVNGEPAPGDSFVIGYNSNGVSDNRNAEFLAALGTANTMNNGSQSFAEGYAGLVEDVGVKTRQSQLDMDAGKTLLEQSTNQRESVSGVNLDEEAGKLIQYQAAYNASAQVMSVAQDLFNTLLQSFR; via the coding sequence ATGGCGGGACTGATCGGTATTGGTCTGAGCGGTATCCTGAGTCATCAGTCGGCTCTGAATACCACTGGCAACAACATCACCAACGCAAACACGCCGGGGTACAGCCGCCAGGAAGTGCTTTTTGAGACCCAGGAAGGTCAGCGCACCGGCGCCGGAACCGTTGGCAGCGGCGTCAGTATCTCCGATATCCGTCGTCTGGCGGATGAATACCTGGTTCAGCAGGTTCGTGAAGACAGCACCCTGTTTAGCGAGCAGGAAACCCTGAACTCGGAACTCACGCGGTTGGATAACCTGCTCGGTGGCGAGTCCACCGGGCTGAGCAATGCTCTGAACAATTTCTTTGCGGCCCTTCAGAACGCTGCGGAAGATCCGACGTCATTGCCGCAGCGCCAGCTGGTGCTGAGCGAGGCTCAGCAAATCGTCAATCGATTCCAGGCCCTGAACCAGGAATTTATTCAGCAGCGCGAATCGGTCAAAACCCAGATGGAGCAGGGGGTCAAGGATGCCAACACCCTGCTCAAGAGTATTGCGGAACTGAACCTCGCCATTTCCGAATCACCGGGTATCGCCCAGGGCCAGATGCCCAACGAACTGCTGGATAAACGCGACGAAAAGCTCAGGCAGCTTTCGGAGCTGGTCAACATCAAGGTCACCGAAGGTGAGGGCAGTCAGGTCAACGTTTCACTGACCAACGGCCTTTCTCTGGTGGTTGGCAGCAATGCGGCCCAGCTCGGGACCGAGGAAAGTGCCGAGGACCCGACCCGGCTGTCCTTCACGCTGTCCAATGGCGGTCGCACGCTCAATATTGATGAGCAGATTACCGGCGGTAAGCTTGGGGGATTGCGTCGTTTTGATAACGAAGCGCTGAAACCGGCGTTCGACGAACTCGGGCGTATCGCGATCGCCCTGTCGGCGGCGATGAATCACCAGCATGAGATCGGGATGGACCTCGAAGGCGATCTCGGCGGTCTGTTCTTCACTGACATCAATTCGCTGGAAGCCCAGCGCAGCCGGGTTGTTGCCAATGCCAACAACCAGTCACCCCAGACGGGCCAGCTGGCGGTAGAGATCACCGACAGTTCGGCGCTGGCAGCGGGCACCTATACCCTCCAGTTCAGTGGCGATGGTCGCAGTTATGAGTTGATCGACAAGGCAACCGGCGAGACCGTGAACCAGGGCCGTCTGCCGGATCCTGTTCAATCTGAAATCTCCATGCCCGGATTCAATATCCGGGTGGAAGGCGGCACCTTCAATCCGGGTGATAAATACCTCATCCAGCCCACCAGGAACGCTGCGGAGAGCATTGGCCTTGAGGTCGACCGCGAAGAGGATCTGGCCTTCGCGAGCCCGATCCGGGCCGAGGCTGGCGACGAGAACATCGGTACCGGTGCGATTGATCAGGGCACTATGCTCAATGTGCGGAACCCGTTCACCAATTCGGTGTTGCCAGAGTTCTCCCAGCAGGGGCAATTGTCGCCCCCGCTGGAAATACGTTTTCGGGACGACGCCGGAACCCTGGTTTATGACGTCTACGATGCGTCCAGTGGTGCCATCCTGGAGGCGGGCGATGCCGCCGCCGTCCCTCCGGTGAACACCTTTACACCGGGCGTATCCAACAAACTCTTCCCGGAAGACCCGTCAGATCCGGACTATCGGGGATTTCAGTTCGAGGTGAACGGCGAACCGGCACCCGGTGACAGCTTCGTGATCGGGTATAACAGCAACGGCGTTTCCGATAACCGGAATGCGGAATTCCTGGCGGCCCTTGGCACAGCGAACACCATGAACAATGGCAGTCAGAGCTTTGCCGAGGGGTATGCTGGCCTGGTGGAGGATGTGGGCGTCAAGACGCGCCAAAGTCAGCTTGATATGGACGCGGGCAAGACCCTTCTGGAGCAATCTACCAATCAGCGGGAATCCGTTTCCGGCGTTAATCTCGACGAAGAAGCCGGCAAACTGATTCAGTATCAGGCCGCCTACAATGCCTCTGCCCAGGTGATGTCGGTGGCGCAGGATTTGTTCAATACGCTGTTACAGAGTTTCCGGTAA
- the flgL gene encoding flagellar hook-associated protein FlgL, whose product MMRISSQQIFSGGISRLQELNSSLNNTQQQISTGKRVNMPSDDPVAAARILKLDQELSRVETYQRNVNLADNRLNQEESALESSIDIIQRVRELAVQAGNGSLSANDRQSISSELKERLDQLADVANTRDPSGEYIFSGFQGTRQAFVQGADGSWQYQGDEGQRVLEIDDGVTVPISDHGKGIFVTVPKAITGVEAAGNSPGSYISGVELADEDALQSAFGGAVPNDIQLTVNAAGEVVAENRNTVPATALATNPSPAVLGEEFEVAGIRATVNDAVTGDEFTLAISDKQSVFKTIENLIAGLDSLGKDTAKSTAQYDTLIADSLNNLDNAQESIVLKQTELGGRMNAVESTKNFLEDSSVYTNEIRSELQDVDYAEAISNLSFQSFVLQAAQQSFAQVSQLSLFDRL is encoded by the coding sequence ATGATGCGGATTTCATCGCAGCAGATTTTTTCCGGCGGGATCAGCCGTCTTCAGGAGCTGAACAGCAGCCTGAACAACACCCAGCAGCAGATCTCCACCGGTAAGCGGGTCAACATGCCGTCGGATGATCCCGTAGCGGCCGCCCGGATTCTGAAGCTGGATCAGGAGCTGTCCCGGGTGGAGACCTATCAGCGCAACGTAAACCTGGCGGATAACCGCCTGAACCAGGAAGAAAGCGCGCTGGAAAGTTCCATCGATATCATTCAGCGGGTCAGGGAGCTGGCTGTCCAGGCGGGCAACGGTTCCCTCTCGGCCAATGATCGCCAATCCATTTCGTCCGAACTCAAGGAGCGTCTGGACCAGTTAGCCGACGTGGCAAACACCCGCGATCCCTCCGGCGAGTATATTTTCAGTGGTTTCCAGGGAACCAGGCAGGCGTTCGTTCAGGGCGCAGACGGCAGTTGGCAGTATCAGGGTGATGAGGGCCAGCGGGTCCTGGAGATTGACGACGGCGTCACGGTGCCAATCAGCGATCACGGTAAGGGTATTTTCGTGACCGTACCCAAGGCCATTACCGGGGTTGAAGCCGCAGGTAACAGTCCGGGTTCCTATATCTCGGGCGTTGAGCTGGCGGACGAAGATGCCTTGCAGAGCGCGTTTGGTGGAGCGGTTCCCAACGATATCCAACTGACGGTGAATGCGGCCGGCGAAGTGGTTGCCGAAAACCGGAATACCGTGCCGGCGACCGCACTGGCGACAAACCCGTCTCCTGCCGTACTCGGAGAGGAGTTCGAGGTGGCCGGCATCCGCGCGACGGTTAATGATGCGGTAACCGGCGATGAGTTCACCCTGGCTATCAGTGACAAACAGTCTGTCTTCAAGACCATCGAGAACCTGATCGCCGGCCTGGACTCGCTGGGCAAGGATACGGCCAAGAGTACCGCTCAGTACGATACCCTGATTGCCGATTCCCTGAACAACCTCGACAACGCCCAGGAAAGTATCGTTCTCAAGCAGACGGAATTGGGTGGGCGGATGAATGCGGTGGAGTCCACCAAGAATTTTCTCGAAGATTCATCGGTGTATACCAACGAGATCCGGTCGGAATTGCAGGATGTGGACTACGCCGAGGCCATCAGTAATCTGAGCTTCCAGAGTTTTGTCCTGCAGGCGGCGCAACAGTCCTTTGCGCAGGTGTCGCAGTTGTCCTTGTTCGACAGACTCTAA